The Microbacterium esteraromaticum genome contains the following window.
CATGCATTCATTCGAACAAACAATCGAGGCTCTGTCAATCCTGAATCGAACAGGCTTTCGTCACCCCTCAGCCATGAACGTGGGCCACAATGGAGCGGTGAGTGCCGTGCAGCCCCGCCATGCGGCGCGTGAATCGCTCGCCGTCCGGATCGCTGTTCCGTTTGGCGTGCTGTTCGCCGCGCTGGCGTCGTTGTCGACGATTCTCGGCGGCATCGAGATCGAACCCGCGGCGGCGCAACAGCCTCCGACTCCGGCTGCCGTGTTGCGCCTGCCCGCCGTCGATGTGCTGGCGGCCGAGGCGGTCGATCCGTGCGCCGACGAGGTGGTGATCGCCGCGCTCGCCGCGGATGATGACGATGCCGCTGTCCGCGCGTTCGGGGGTGGTGCCGAGTTCCGCGCCGCCGTCGCCGCGGGTAGCGCCCCGTGCGTCTCGCTCGACGATCCGAACCGCATCTGGGTCGTCGTAAACAAGCAGCGTCCACTGCAGCCAGAGGGCTTCGCTCCGGCATCCCTCTCCGGCACCGACCTGCGCGCGACGTCGCGTTCGAACGAGATGCTTCCCGAGGTGACGGTCGCGCTCGAGCGCATGGCGGCGGCCTCGGCCGCCGAGGGTGCCGGAACCCTCGGTATCAACAACGGCTACCGCTCGTACGACGTGCAGACCCGCACCTATGAGTCGCACGTGATCGCGCGCGGGCAGCCGGGAGCGGATGCTGTCTCTGCGCGCCCTGGATACTCGGAGCACCAGAGCGGGCTCGCGTTCGATCTGATCGCGTGCACGGTCGAGTGTGGCGTGCATGAGGAGTTCGGCGGGACCTCGCAGGGGGAGTGGGTGGCCGCGAACGCGTGGCGGTTCGGATTCATCGTGCGCTACGTGCAGGGTGAGACCGGAACGACGGGTTATCTGCCTGAGCCGTGGCACATCCGCTACATCGGACCCGAGCTCGCGGCGGCATATCATCACGGCGGGTTCCGCACGTTGGAGGAGTTCTTCGGCTTGCCGGCGGCGCCCGACTACGCGCACTGACGGCGCTGTTGCGGCATCCCACAAATGCGGAACGCAGTGTCACGTTTGGTGAGACGCATTCCCACAATGGACTGTTCCGCGTCGGTGTCTCGCCGTAGACTCGCGGTGCGAAGACGCACCTACCCCCACGACGTTCAGGAGGACGAAATGGAACGCGACATCTACGAAGAGGACCACGAGGCCTTCCGCGACCTGGTCAAGGACTTCGTCAAGCGTCATGTCTCGAACGAGTCGATCGAGAAGTGGGATGCTGCGGGCGAGATCGACCGCGCAACCATGCTCGCCGCAGGTGAAGCGGGTCTGATCGGACTGTCGGTGCCCGAGGAGTTCGGCGGCGCGGGCATGCTGCAGGACTACCGCTTCCGCACGATCGTCATGGAAGAGGTCATCGCGGCCGGTGCCGGTTCGCTCGCGGGTGCGTTCGGCATCCAGGACGACCTCGCGGTGCCCTACCTGGTGCACATGGGCACGCAGGAGCAGAAGGAGAAGTGGCTGCCGCGTATGGCCACCGGTGAGGTGCTCGGTGCGCTCGCCATGACCGACCCCGGCGCGGGTTCCGACCTGCGCGGCATCAAGACCAACGCCAAGAAGGTCGACGGCGGTTACATCGTCAACGGCGCCAAGACGTTCATCTCGTCGGGCACCACGGCCGACATGGTCGTCACGTTCGTCAAGACCGGCGAGGGCAACCGCCCCGACGCGTTCAGCCTGCTCATCCTTGAGAAGGGCATGGAGGGCTTCGACCAGGGCAAGAAGCTCAGCAAGATGGGCTTCCACGGGTGGGACACCGCTGAGCTCAGCTTCACCGACGTGTTCGTGCCCGACGAGAACCTGATCAGCGGCAAGGAGGGGCAGGGCTTCATCCAGCTGATGATGAACCTGCCGCTTGAGCGCCTGTCGATCGGTGTCGCCGCGGCGGCCGCCGCGCAGGCCGCGACCGACTGGACGATCACCTACACCAAGGAGCGCGAGGCGTTCGGTGAGCGCATCGCCGACTTCCAGAACACCCGCTTCCAGCTGGCCGACATGGTCACCACCACCGAGGTGATGTGGGCCTACATCGACCGTGCGCTGCTGGCGTACAAGGATGGCAAGCTCACCGCCGAGGATGCTGCCAAGGTCAAGTACTGGGCGACCGAGCGCGAGTGGGAGCTGCTCGACATCGGCGTGCAGCTGCACGGTGGCTACGGGTACATCATGGAGTACCCCATCGCCCGGGCGTTCACCGACGCTCGCGTGCACCGCATCTACGGCGGCACGAACGAGATCATGCGCGATCTCGTCGGT
Protein-coding sequences here:
- a CDS encoding M15 family metallopeptidase; the encoded protein is MSAVQPRHAARESLAVRIAVPFGVLFAALASLSTILGGIEIEPAAAQQPPTPAAVLRLPAVDVLAAEAVDPCADEVVIAALAADDDDAAVRAFGGGAEFRAAVAAGSAPCVSLDDPNRIWVVVNKQRPLQPEGFAPASLSGTDLRATSRSNEMLPEVTVALERMAAASAAEGAGTLGINNGYRSYDVQTRTYESHVIARGQPGADAVSARPGYSEHQSGLAFDLIACTVECGVHEEFGGTSQGEWVAANAWRFGFIVRYVQGETGTTGYLPEPWHIRYIGPELAAAYHHGGFRTLEEFFGLPAAPDYAH
- a CDS encoding acyl-CoA dehydrogenase family protein is translated as MERDIYEEDHEAFRDLVKDFVKRHVSNESIEKWDAAGEIDRATMLAAGEAGLIGLSVPEEFGGAGMLQDYRFRTIVMEEVIAAGAGSLAGAFGIQDDLAVPYLVHMGTQEQKEKWLPRMATGEVLGALAMTDPGAGSDLRGIKTNAKKVDGGYIVNGAKTFISSGTTADMVVTFVKTGEGNRPDAFSLLILEKGMEGFDQGKKLSKMGFHGWDTAELSFTDVFVPDENLISGKEGQGFIQLMMNLPLERLSIGVAAAAAAQAATDWTITYTKEREAFGERIADFQNTRFQLADMVTTTEVMWAYIDRALLAYKDGKLTAEDAAKVKYWATEREWELLDIGVQLHGGYGYIMEYPIARAFTDARVHRIYGGTNEIMRDLVGRQIAGKR